Proteins found in one Eretmochelys imbricata isolate rEreImb1 chromosome 9, rEreImb1.hap1, whole genome shotgun sequence genomic segment:
- the PLAAT1 gene encoding phospholipase A and acyltransferase 1, with product MAANDSFSLAYLGNPQPGDLIEIFRPAYQHWALYLGDGYIINVAPVEEGAASSLVSAKSVFSRKALVKMQLLKDVVGSDTYRINNKYDDAYTPLPVEEIIRRSEFLIGQEVSYDLLGNNCEHFVTLLRYGEGVSEQANRAISAIGFVTAAAGAVSLLGFFQNKSRERHY from the exons ATGGCGGCTAATGACAGCTTCAGTCTGGCGTATCTGGGCAACCCCCAGCCCGGGGACCTGATCGAGATTTTCCGGCCGGCTTATCAGCACTGGGCTCTGTATCTGGGGGATGGGTACATCATCAATGTGGCGCCTGTCG AGGAAGGGGCCGCGTCGTCGCTGGTGAGTGCCAAGTCTGTGTTCAGTAGGAAGGCCCTGGTGAAGATGCAGCTCCTGAAGGACGTGGTGGGGAGCGACACGTACAGAATCAACAACAAGTACGACGACGCCTACACCCCGCTGCCCGTGGAGGAGATCATCCGGCGCTCGGAGTTCCTCATCGGCCAGGAGGTGTCCTACGACCTCCTCGGCAACAACTGCGAGCACTTTGTGACGCTGCTGCGCTATGGGGAGGGGGTCTCCGAGCAG GCTAACAGAGCAATCAGTGCCATTGGGTTTGTAACAGCTGCTGCGGGTGCCGTCTCATTGTTGGGCtttttccagaacaaatccagggAGCGGCATTATTAA